TAAATAAGACTCTAACTTTTAATTAGGGGAAGAAATACATTTGTAAATATTCagttcatatatttatatatatcacgAAGTCATAGTTCCGTGGAATCTGATGCTATACGATAGTTTTTCGTGGGAAATAACAAGTTAACCCTTGGAGATATAACTCGCTAAGGGTAAAGTCATTACGGTGTAATATTCTTGTCTGAAAGTGAACACATAGTCTTAAAGAATCAGCGAATCTTACACAACCGTCATGCTTTTCAGTTCACCAGAACGGTTTCGATCTGACGTTTGCAATCACGACTAAACCGGTCAATGTTAAATCACAACCGTCCGGTTCACGtaataattaaaagttatgtCTCCAACAAAGAAAGAACAGATCTATTCAGAGTTTCATATAAAGAAACTGAGTTTTTGATTTACCTTACGGTAAGTAGTTCCGTCGTCTTCGACGGTCCAACCAGATTCATTGCAAAGAGCTTTAAGAACTTCGTTGTTATCGCAGTGTTTGGGAAGCTTGAAGTTCCCATGAATCCGAAGTCCCGCGAAGATCTTAGCCGCAATCGCGCGTATCCGCCGCTCTCGCCGTTTGTTATTCTCTCGTTCTTTCCATGTCGGTGTTCTAGTCCCCGAAGTCATCTTCGGTTCACCGGAATTTTCTGGTCCACCTCTTCTTCACGTAATTTTTAGCCGATTGAGAGAAAACTCACCggaaattttgatttgtttttgttccttCCGGTGAGTAATAAATGAAGAGGAACACTTGCCATGATGGGTAGTATATGGTAATAAAGCAGAAAATGGGAAATTATGTGTGACCGTGAACGATGCCgttgtctctcttttttttttggctaaacaATGACATCTTTGTAtgggatgtttttttttttgtcatctgtaTTCGAGGTTAAAAGGTCAAAAACATCAAGaactatctatctatctatttatataaagaaaGTTTGCTCACTCCTGGTGAAGCCCACAAAGTCATGCATTTCGGGAGTGACACGTGGCAACCCCAAAAATCAagatttttatgagtttcgtGCAAATCTTTACTGGGCCtttcaaaaaaatctatatcaaaGCATTATTTTCGTCGCCGTTGTCCGTTACAGAGTCGACCAGATTCATGCATCTTCATTAATGCTCAATTTAACTCCAATTTCCCACATATCACACGATCCTCTATTCAATTAATCTACTCCTTAATACCATTGAGTGATTTCGCTGCTATAAATATGTAAGTTTCCTTCCTCAAATTTCATCACTTCAATCGGCAAGAGAGAATCTTCTCTCTAATGATCTATGGGCTGCTCGGGAAGGTCtggagagagatggagagatgTTGATGGTGTGTGTTGGATTAGAATTCATTGGTATATGATACCGGAAGAGTACTGCTTCAGAGCGTCCTCCGCCTCAACAACTGAATATACGGCAACATTTTGATGAACCACGGCGGATGATGCGAAGAGGACGAGAGAGAAAGAGCCAAGACGAAGGTTGACCTGGAAACCAGTAAAAAAGAGGATTTAGGATTGAAGGAAGAAAGGGAAACATAAGAAATGGAGACAGATCTAAGTTTTGTGCAGAGAAGAAAATCACAACGATGAGGAGATATTATGAACTGTATGACGGCAAGCACAGAGAAACTGATCCCGTCGTTAGGTGCGGCCGAGAAAAAAAGTTCAACCATAAAAATAATgtttagatttaggtttttatttcttttaatacaATAAATGTTTGGTGGGttagtttaattatatttaaggtttattatttttagatggACTTTAAGTAACTTGGGCCAATGAACATGCtaaaatatatccaaatcatttggaccaaatgttttttttttttgaacacgagATCCAAATGTATATAAACTTACAAATTTGGTAAAATACCAACACAGTTTctattgatataaaatttgtaCGATAGATTTAAGATTGGaactctcttctttctgatATAAAAAGACAATTTTTATCCATTATCCCCAAAATGaaactctcttctttctttttttttaaataaaatttcttccatttagatatttattttctctaaaatttgcatttgacatatatatatatattgtgctgTCGAATCATCAAAAAGGAAGAAATTTTGATATTTCACCATTCTAAATTTACATTTTCCTCCAactacatataaaataaaaatatattttttttattttatacattatttttaaattctataagattttataaactCTAATAAATGTTTACATATAATATTCTAACAAACATGTCGATGTACAAATAGTAATTGTAGTttcatcttatatatataagtaattttaaatatttttagttataatgaataaattatttcttttacatcacataaatcatttataaaaaaaaaatattttaaaatagtttatttcatgaaacaaacatataaataagaTAGAAAAACTTCAGTCTACTTATAATCTATAAACGTCACTGAATCTAATTGACTTTAATGTTTAATCCAATCGactaaaataaagaaagaaattaaataattatattttaaaatgatataataatctctaaaataatagtaaaataaattttaaattattgtaatattatgaaattaatggttttaacttaaaataaataaatcttttaaaataaatttatattattcatttatttaccCGCCCTATGAGCGGGTTTACCCTAGTAATAgtataatacattaatattcTCTCCGTTAACAAACTATTATTTGAAGATATTAATTTTGTTTCCCAAAAATTATCACTTTACGTTTCCAATGAAAAATCATAAACAATgtttcaattttaattattcTTCCGAGATTTTGACTCGCGTTTTCAAATCACAGAATCACTTTCCTctttaaatttcatttaaaattaataaatatttgtaaaatgtaatattttcgtaaatttaatatttttatagcaGATTTATAATTGTCCTTTTCGTTATTTATTATGTTgataaatttgataaattttccaaacatttatatgttttccattacaatatttatttttatttttcttatatggatTAATTTTTTGGCAGTGTGGAGAATGTTTACGTATAAATcttacatttatttaaaatattttggtacctttttacttttaaaatttctaaataaaattttatatttagtgtAATCAAAATTATCGAGTTGTAAAAAACAATGTTGCAATTATAATAAGTTGACTTTTAGAATTGAAATCAataatttttatgaattttaattgggcttccaatttgttttataaatgtaaacaccaagaaatgtatcttttttttttgtcgatggTTAATTATGGTATTACaaactatgaaaaatattacaaaacgaTTATACAACCGGCAATTTTAACTGTCTTATGAATATTCGCGCCTGACTGCGTTATCCTGAGCCGTTTTATGAGATCCATACCTGACGGTACTCCTTGCGCCATGCCGAATATCTCCTGTATGCTTTTCTCCATAAATCTGTATAATTCATTTTTGTTGGGATTTGAAACCCACACCTTCTGGCGTAGAAACATTAATGAACCCTTACTCAAACCACTGGATCAAGGGGATTCCCACGGAAAAATGTATCTAACCATAATAAAAAGTCATGCATGCAATACGTAATTGCACCATCTCTTCAGCTTTTTCCAATTACgacaaaaatctatttttaaagATGTCTCTAAACAAAATCCAAGAATGGAGGGATGTGTTAGTTTTGACTGTATTGTGATAAGTATACACCGCTAGTTATAGGGATTATTAATTGTTGAGAATATTCTCTTGAacgatttaaataaataatactgaaattaaaattaaaaataatggcATACCATTGTAAATAActtagaaaataaaagatagaatcctagtaaagattttgttttaataatatagactatATTTTGATCTACGCTTTCAAAGCGctgtaatatttttgttaataaaattattaaccgtattattttgttgttgataaaataatcatattatggattctgcttgaatagtaaattaataatttttttaagtgaaaataaaataaactgtaAAAACAGAATAccaatcatatatattaaaacaatggacctaatggacctattcctagaaagtcatgttacatttaatatctaatcttatcatttaaattttgggcctactaaaattttttattggctatcaataattggatttaaagaatatatgatccattggatttatagataatataaattaaatagatataatttaatattgtaatactatacctccatgttaaaatatttaaatatttgtcaatgttaacttttaaaactataaagatttttttaaataacaaaaataatattatctaacaatgattaatctttactaccttaaaccaacgaaaacaaattttaaactatatagcttattttaaaaattaaacaaaaactaaatgtttaattatttactcgataatataaatctatgaagcgaaaagtttaatttttaatttttttctaaatttgtgaaatgttacaatatatttgaatatgaaaaaaaatattttactaatctttatatatatagttacgattttaataatgaaataataatccaaaaaatatatatagaagaagatacaaatacatgtgaacgtttaaaacaatctattcaatgaaaaaatataccgtaaacttattatgttttaaaaattgatagacacatatatattataatatataccaatttataattgaaaaaaaaatatttatataaaaaataaataaaaacaaaaatctgcgcggtTGCGCCGGTCGAAACAATATTTCATGGAGTTTCCTGTTGTTTCGTTCACACCAAACTCCATGAAATACTGTTTTGAAAGTCAGCCGAAGAAGGCACATATCAGTATCACTACGCCTAGGAGAGACGAGTGTGTTGAAAagtaaacttgatttggatcaaaCATTATTGGGTTAATCATGTGTTGATCCAAAACTTAGCCCAATTCTAGAAAAATCATCCACctccttaaaataaaaatctagatattcttatagaattatctagaaaattaggataaaataatCTAGATATTATGTTAGAATTATCTAGATTTAGgattaaaatatttgagatattttgtataatggaggctataaatacctccactccCCTTTCATTTTGTATCACCAAGAAATAATCCAAGttgtaacaagtaataaaatcctcttctaagttataaaatctttcttcttcatacAAAACactttctcttcaaacacttaaacactttctccatatctacaaagtttttcattccaacaaagtggtatcagagctacaaGTTCCTTTTGAAGATGACAAACAATGGTGTTCCCTTCCAAGTTCCATTGCTCACTAAGAGCAACTATGACAATTGGAGTCTTAGGATGATGGCTATCTTAGGAGCacatgatgtgtgggagatagtcGAGAAAGGCTTCGTTGAACCGAGAGAATGATGGTGGTTTATCTCAAACACAAAAGGATGGTTTGATAGATTcaaggaagagagacaagaaggtTCTCTGTCTAATCTATCAAGGATAGATGAAGATACATTTGAGAAAGTTGCTGGTGCAAGGACGTCCAAAGAAGCATGGGAGAAGCTTCAAACATCTTACAAGGGAGCGGAACAAGTTAAGAAGGTACGTCTTCAAACTCTAAGAGGAGAATTTGAACGTTACAAATAAAGGAAGGAGAACTCATCTCAGATTACTTCTCAAGAGTCTTGACGGTTACTAATAACGTAAAGAGAAATGGTGAGAAGTTAGATGATGTGAGAATCATGGAGAAAGTTCTTAGATCATTGGATTCGAAATTCGAACACATTGTTACCGTGATTGAAGAGACAAAAGACTTGGATACTATGACAATGGAGCAACTTCTTGGATCACTACaagcttatgaagaaaagaagaagaagaaagaagatattgTGGAGCAAGTTCTCAAGATGAGAATTGATCACAAGGAAGAAAGTGGTCGAAGCAATCTAAGACGTGGTGGCGGTCATTTCCGAGGACGAGGCCGTGGTGTAAATGGACGAGGTTGGAGACCATATGAAGACAACTTCAACCAAATAGGAGAGAACTCATCAAGaggtcgtggaagaggaaacacaaaatcaagGTACGCAAAATCAAGCATCAAATGCTATAGTTGTGGGAAATTTGGGCATTATGCTTCTGAGTGCAAAACTCCAAACAACAATAGAGTTGAAGAGAAGTCCAACTATGTTGAAGAAAGGAGTAAAGAAGAATATATGCTATTGATGGCTTACAAGAGGATGTGAACCTTGATAGTGGTGCAAGCAACCACATGTGTGGGAATAAAAGCATGTTCGTAGAGCTCGATGAATCGGTGAAAACCAATGTGGCTTTGGGAGATGAATCGAAGATGGAGGTGAAAGGTAAAGGAAATATTCTCATCCGCTTGAAGAATGGAGATCATCAATTCATTTCCAACGTTTACTATATTCCAAGCATGAAGACCAACATCTTGAGCCTAGGACAACTCTTAGAGAAAGGTTATGACATTCGACTAAAAGATAATAGCCTTTCTTTAAGAGATAAGCAAATAATCTCATCACAAAGGTGCCAATGTCAAACAATAGAATGTTTGTCCTAAACATTCAAACTGACATTGCACGATGTCTCAAGATGTGCTACAAGGAGGAATCTTGGCTTTGGCATCTTCGATTTGGGCATCTCAACTTCGGAGGCTTAGAGCTACTTTCCAAGAAAGAAATGGTGAAAGGATTACCTTGTATCAATCATCCAAATCAAGTGTGTGAAGATTGCTTACTTGGAAAGCAATTCAagatgggttttccaaaggagtcGGAGACAAGAGCAAGAAAGCCACTAGAACTTATACATACAGATGTATGTGGTCCGATCAAACCAAATTTACTTGGTAAGAGTAACTACttccttttctttatttatgtcttttcaagaaaaacatgggtttactttttaaaacaaaaatcagaagtgtttgaaaatttcaaaaagtttaaagccCATGTTGAGAAGGAAAGTGGTCTTAAGATCAAGTCCATGAGATCAGATCAAGGAGGAGAATTTATgtccaaggagtttctgaaataTTGTGAAGATAATGGCATCCGAAGACAGTTGACGGTGCCTAGAacccctcaacaaaatggagtagcggaaagaaagaataggacaatacttgagatggcaagaagcatgctcaagagtaagaagctaccaaaggagttgtgggcagaagcagttgcttgtgcggtttatatatcaaacctttctccaacaaagagtgttttagaaaagacaccacAAGAAGCTTGGAGCGGAAGGAAGCCCGAAGTCTCACACCTAAGAGTCTTTGGAAGCATTGCTCACGCTCATGTTCCAGACGAGAAGCGGAGCAAACTAGA
Above is a window of Brassica napus cultivar Da-Ae chromosome C3 unlocalized genomic scaffold, Da-Ae chrC03_Random_50, whole genome shotgun sequence DNA encoding:
- the LOC111210365 gene encoding uncharacterized protein LOC111210365 produces the protein MTNNGVPFQVPLLTKSNYDNWSLRMMAILGAHDVFKEERQEGSLSNLSRIDEDTFEKVAGARTSKEAWEKLQTSYKGAEQVKKEGELISDYFSRVLTVTNNVKRNGEKLDDVRIMEKVLRSLDSKFEHIVTVIEETKDLDTMTMEQLLGSLQAYEEKKKKKEDIVEQVLKMRIDHKEESGRSNLRRGGGHFRGRGRGVNGRGWRPYEDNFNQIGENSSRGRGRGNTKSRYAKSSIKCYSCGKFGHYASECKTPNNNRVEEKSNYVEERSKEEYMLLMAYKRM